A part of Periophthalmus magnuspinnatus isolate fPerMag1 chromosome 14, fPerMag1.2.pri, whole genome shotgun sequence genomic DNA contains:
- the serpinf1 gene encoding pigment epithelium-derived factor, whose amino-acid sequence MRVLSSLLFCGVFLGSALAQSDQDTPPEEEEHVELFTTPTTKMAAAASDFGFNLFRSLCAQETGNVFLSPLSVSVVLSQLSMGGSAYSQRDLTRALRYHTLQDPALHSTLRSLLSSSTATGKGLSTAARLYLSRRLRLKQEFFSLVEQTYGTRPKALQGGNKDQKDINDWVSQQTSRKVQNILSQALPRNPGVTAVTAAYFKGKWVTRFGNSGSMGQFQVDASTSVQVPMMQQDNYPIKMGIDSDLSCTIAELPLQDGVSLFLFLPDTVTSNLTAIEDTLTAEFVQDLSTALLPAHVSMSMPSLRGAYSKDLLPLFSSLGLSDWLADTGLDQISAQPVKLNSVFHKVVLDSAPEGLQYAPDPAHASALTYHVNRPFIFLLRDQSTGALLFTGRVTNPKLL is encoded by the exons ATGAGGGTCCTCTCTTCACTGCTTTTCTGTGGAGTGTTCCTGGGGTCTGCTCTGGCTCAG TCGGACCAGGACACGcccccagaggaggaggagcatgtAGAGCTGTTCACCACACCTACcaccaaaatggccgccgccgCCTCGGACTTCGGCTTCAACCTTTTCAGATCTCTGTGCGCTCAAGAGACCGGCAACGtgttcctgtctcctctgaGCGTGTCTGTGGTCCTGAGCCAACTGTCCATGG GCGGGTCTGCGTACTCTCAGAGGGACCTGACCCGGGCTCTTCGGTACCACACGCTTCAGGACCCGGCTCTCCATTCCACCCTGAGGTCCCTCCTGAGCTCCAGCACCGCCACAGGGAAGGGACTGAGTACTGCAGCCAGACTGTACCTCAGCCGAC GTCTGCGTCTGAAGCAGGAGTTCTTCTCACTGGTGGAACAAACCTATGGAACCAGACCCAAGGCTCTTCAGGGAGGAAACAAGGACCAGAAGGACATCAACGATTGGGTCTCTCAGCAAACGTCACGGAAGGTTCAGAACATCCTGAGCCAAGCTCTGCCCCGAAACCCCGGGGTCACTGCAGTCACTGCGGCCTATTTCAaag GAAAGTGGGTGACCCGTTTTGGGAACTCTGGTTCTATGGGCCAGTTCCAGGTTGATGCTTCTACTTCGGTCCAAGTTCCCATGATGCAACAGGACAACTACCCGATAAAGATGGGCATCGACTCAGACCTGAGCTGCACG ATCgcagagctccccctgcaggatgGGGTcagcctcttcctcttcttgccAGACACTGTGACCTCTAACCTCACGGCGATCGAGGATACGCTGACGGCCGAGTTCGTCCAGGACCTGTCCACGGCGCTGCTGCCCGCCCATGTCTCAATGAGCATGCCCAGTCTAAGGGGAGCCTACAGCAAAGACCTGCTGCCGCTGTTCTCCAGCCTCG gcctctctgattggctggcgGACACAGGTTTGGACCAGATTTCGGCACAGCCCGTCAAACTGAACTCTGTGTTTCATAAAGTGGTTTTAGACTCCGCCCCCGAAGGTCTCCAGTATGCTCCTGACCCCGCCCACGCCTCCGCACTGACCTATCACGTCAACCGGCccttcatcttcctcctccgAGACCAATCAACTGGAGCACTGCTGTTCACCGGGCGGGTCACCAACCCCAAACTGCTCTAg
- the LOC117381231 gene encoding olfactory receptor 4E1-like codes for MENVSGALLQLEGLSLPHSSVLPVFCCILLSYVLMMLMNLGNSVLILKERSLHQPMYLLLCNLCINDIIGGTHVIPQFLSDLLRAPEERLISYGACVTQAFVSHVFATASHTILMIMAVLIGLSVRLSRCRSVVTNPYCDNASLFKLSCESTLINNVYGLLFTALLLSASIGSTLLTYLRITLVCLRRHSSSLNRRALQTCSTHLLVYLLLLLSGVVVITLHRFPEYTHHRKMTAVILFTGPGTVNPIIYGVQCRDIRCAWARHWARLWVPVFRGK; via the exons ATGGAGAACGTGAGCGGGgctctgctgcagctggagggCCTGTCCCTGCCTCACTCCTCTGTCCTGCCTGTCTTCTGTTGTATTCTGCTGTCTTATGTCCTCATGATGCTGATGAACCTGGGGAACAGTGTGTTGATCCTGAAGGAGAGGAGCCTGCACCAGCCCATGTACCTGTTGCTGTGTAACCTCTGTATCAATGACATCATCGGGGGCACGCACGTCATCCCACAGTTTCTGTCCGACCTTCTCCGAGCGCCAGAAGAGCGCCTCATCTCCTACGGCGCCTGTGTTACTCAGGCTTTTGTGTCGCACGTCTTTGCCACTGCGTCCCACACCATCCTGATGATCATGGC CGTTCTGATTGGTCTGTCGGTGCGTCTGTCACGTTGTCGCTCCGTGGTCACAAACCCGTACTGTGATAATGCGTCTCTCTTTAAACTGTCGTGTGAGAGTACCCTGATCAACAACGTGTACGGGCTGCTCTTCACGGCGCTGCTGCTGAGCGCCTCCATCGGCTCCACCCTCCTGACCTACCTCAGGATCACTCTGGTGTGTCTGCGCAGACACAGCTCCAGTCTGAACCGCCGCGCCCTGCAGACCTGCTCCACCCACCTGCTGGtgtacctgctgctgctgctgagcgGAGTCGTGGTCATCACTCTGCACCGCTTCCCCGAGTACACGCACCACAGGAAGATGACCGCTGTCATCCTGTTCACGGGGCCCGGGACGGTGAACCCCATCATCTATGGAGTGCAGTGCAGGGACATACGCTGTGCCTGGGCCCGGCACTGGGCCCGACTCTGGGTCCCAGTCTTCAGGGGGAAATAA
- the LOC117381547 gene encoding putative gustatory receptor clone PTE03 gives MENVSGALLQLEGLSLPHSSVLPVFCCILLSYVLMMLVNLGNSVLILKERSLHQPMYLLLCNLCVNDIIGGTHVIPPLLFNMLRAPEERLISYSACVTQAFVSHVFATASHTILMIMAFDRYVAICNPLHYSTIMSGHMLVKLMAFAWGVPLVLVSVLIGLSVRLSRCRSVVTNPHCDNASLFKLSCESTLINNMFGLLFTALLLSASIGSTLLTYLRITLVCLRRHSSSLNRRALQTCSTHLLVYLLLLLSGVVVITLHRFPEYTHHRKMTAVIWFTGPGTVHPIIYGVQCRDIRCAWARLWVPGSKGNKI, from the coding sequence ATGGAGAACGTGAGCGGGgctctgctgcagctggagggCCTGTCCCTGCCTCACTCCTCTGTCCTGCCTGTCTTCTGTTGTATTCTGCTGTCTTATGTCCTCATGATGCTGGTGAACCTGGGGAACAGTGTGTTGATCCTGAAGGAGAGGAGCCTGCACCAGCCCATGTACCTGTTGCTGTGTAACCTCTGTGTCAATGACATCATCGGGGGCACGCACGTCATCCCGCCGCTACTGTTCAATATGCTGCGAGCGCCGGAGGAGCGCCTCATCTCCTACAGCGCCTGTGTTACTCAGGCTTTTGTGTCGCACGTCTTTGCCACTGCGTCCCACACCATCCTGATGATCATGGCGTTCGATCGTTACGTGGCGATCTGTAACCCACTGCACTACTCCACCATCATGAGCGGCCACATGCTAGTGAAGCTAATGGCATTTGCGTGGGGTGTGCCCTTGGTGCTGGTGAGCGTTCTGATTGGTCTGTCGGTGCGTCTGTCACGTTGTCGCTCCGTGGTCACAAACCCACACTGTGATAATGCGTCTCTCTTTAAACTGTCGTGTGAGAGTACCCTGATCAACAACATGTTCGGGCTGCTCTTCACGGCGCTGCTGCTGAGCGCCTCCATCGGCTCCACCCTCCTGACCTACCTCAGGATCACTCTGGTGTGTCTGCGCAGACACAGCTCCAGTCTGAACCGCCGCGCCCTGCAGACCTGCTCCACCCACCTGCTGGtgtacctgctgctgctgctgagcgGAGTCGTGGTCATCACTCTGCACCGCTTCCCCGAGTACACTCACCACAGGAAGATGACCGCTGTCATATGGTTCACGGGGCCCGGGACTGTGCACCCCATCATCTATGGAGTGCAGTGCAGGGACATACGCTGTGCCTGGGCCCGACTCTGGGTCCCAGGCTCCAAGggaaataaaatataa
- the LOC117381549 gene encoding putative gustatory receptor clone PTE03, with protein sequence MENVSGALLQLEGLSLPHSSVLPVFCCILLSYVLMMLMNLGNSVLILKERSLHQPMYLLLCNLCINDIIGGTHVIPPLLFNMLRAPEEHLISYSACVTQAFVSHLFGTTSHTILMIMAFDRYVAICNPLHYSTIMSGRMLVKLMAFAWGVALVLVSVLIGLSVRLSRCRSVVTNPYCDNASLFKLSCESTLINNVYGLLFTALLLSASIGSTLLTYLRITLVCLRRHSSSLNRRALQTCSTHLLVYLLLLLSGVVVITLHRFPEYTHHRKMAAVILFTGPGMVNPIIYGVQCRDIRCAWARHWARLWAPVFRRK encoded by the coding sequence ATGGAGAACGTGAGCGGGgctctgctgcagctggagggCCTGTCCCTGCCTCACTCCTCTGTCCTGCCTGTCTTCTGTTGTATTCTGCTGTCTTATGTCCTCATGATGCTGATGAACCTGGGGAACAGTGTGTTGATCCTGAAGGAGAGGAGCCTGCACCAGCCCATGTACCTGTTGCTGTGTAACCTCTGTATCAATGACATCATCGGGGGCACGCACGTCATCCCGCCGCTACTGTTCAATATGCTGCGAGCGCCGGAAGAGCACCTGATTTCTTACAGCGCCTGTGTCACTCAGGCCTTCGTGTCGCATTTATTTGGGACCACCTCACACACCATCCTGATGATCATGGCGTTCGATCGTTACGTGGCGATCTGTAACCCGCTGCACTACTCCACCATCATGAGCGGCCGCATGCTAGTGAAGCTAATGGCATTTGCGTGGGGTGTGGCCTTGGTACTGGTGAGCGTTCTGATTGGTCTGTCGGTGCGTCTGTCACGTTGTCGCTCCGTGGTCACAAACCCGTACTGTGATAATGCGTCGCTCTTTAAACTGTCGTGTGAGAGTACCCTGATCAACAACGTGTACGGGCTGCTCTTCACGGCGCTGCTGCTGAGCGCCTCCATCGGCTCCACCCTCCTGACCTACCTCAGGATCACTCTGGTGTGTCTGCGCAGACACAGCTCCAGTCTGAACCGCCGCGCCCTGCAGACCTGCTCCACCCACCTGCTGGtgtacctgctgctgctgctgagcgGAGTCGTGGTCATCACTCTGCACCGCTTCCCCGAGTACACGCACCACAGGAAAATGGCCGCTGTCATCCTGTTTACGGGGCCCGGGATGGTGAACCCCATCATCTATGGAGTGCAGTGCAGGGACATACGCTGTGCCTGGGCCCGGCACTGGGCCCGACTCTGGGCCCCAGTCTTCAGgaggaaataa
- the LOC117381551 gene encoding neuronal acetylcholine receptor subunit alpha-10-like: MVKCLGPSLVFLLLISSSVCLAARGRYAQQLFRDLFVNYTSALRPVDNTEHAINVTLQVTLSQIIDMDERNQILTLYLWVRQVWMDSFLTWSKDAYDGLDSISIPSRYVWKPDIVLYNSADDEFSSSMETNVALRSDGQVTWDQPSITKSSCSVDVAFFPFDLQQCVLTFGSWTHNGNQMDLNIELDTADLADLVPNVEWQVLGMPAKKNVILYGCCSDPYPDITFTLQLKRRASFYIFNLLLPCMMISFLAPLGFYLPAESGEKVSLGVTVLLALTVFQLLVAESMPPSESVPLIGKYYIATMTMVTASTALTIFIMNLHHCGPEARPVPDWVRVLVLKYLNRVCLVYELGETCTRETQESQAAEFAHSWDVNGDDHSGLKCEELSVTIDNSENAKPICARRVQNLSQTRDAILRPPEIRNNAICDREDMQGQNGGPKEEFELQKTGFKETSDTNCAVTDEEEAREWGTQNGGQTVVKMVATKFQEEREDVSRGDEQVKVEATMERNGESGDAVKLIRVRPGSDDGHGILHVEIEKDKSVPKTKVFRKSSSECVAGGVRSKYKDFNYSDDSRDEIQMEKLRKQLEFVGKSDKLQDVAVGCVCCHCCCRHLGLGFHGDSCGCRLRGDAAWGRLRGDVTSIATSFQEQRDAQTLIGDWRKVAKVLDRALMWIFFIMVFVMSVLILGKSI; the protein is encoded by the exons atggtgaagtgtcttggacCCTCTTTGGTCTTTCTGCTGTTGATCTCGTCTTCAG tGTGTCTGGCAGCCAGGGGGCGCTATGCTCAGCAGCTTTTCAGAGACCTGTTTGTGAACTACACGAGTGCTCTGCGTCCTGTCGACAACACGGAACACGCCATCAACGTCACGCTGCAAGTCACGCTGTCACAGATCATCGATATG GATGAGAGGAACCAGATTCTGACCCTGTACCTGTGGGTGCGGCAGGTTTGGATGGActcatttctgacctggtccaAAGACGCTTACGACGGACTCGACTCCATCAGTATCCCGAGCCGTTACGTGTGGAAGCCTGACATCGTGCTGTACAACAG CGCTGATGATGAGTTCtcaagctccatggagacaaatgtgGCGTTGCGTAGTGACGGTCAGGTGACATGGGACCAGCCAAGCATTACGAAGTCTTCTTGCTCGGTAGACGTGGCGTTCTTCCCCTTCGACCTGCAGCAGTGTGTCTTGACCTTCGGCTCCTGGACTCACAATGGAAACCAAATGGACCTGAACATCGAGCTGGACACCGCCGACCTGGCTGACCTCGTGCCCAACGTAGAATGGCAG GTTCTGGGCATGCCTGCTAAGAAGAACGTGATCCTGTACGGCTGCTGCTCGGACCCGTACCCGGACATCACGTTCACGCTGCAGCTCAAACGTCGAGCCTCCTTCTACATCTTTAACCTTCTGCTCCCCTGCATGATGATCTCCTTCTTGGCTCCTTTGGGCTTTTACCTGCCGGCTGAGAGTGGGGAGAAGGTGTCCTTAGGCGTCACGGTCCTCCTGGCACTCACCGTGTTTCAGCTGCTGGTGGCAGAGAGCATGCCCCCATCTGAAAGCGTTCCTCTGAttg GTAAATACTACATAGCAACGATGACAATGGTGACAGCATCAACGGCTTTGACCATCTTCATCATGAACCTTCATCACTGTGGACCTGAGGCCAGACCGGTCCCAGACTGGGTCCGAGTCCTGGTCCTCAAGTACCTGAACCGGGTCTGCCTGGTCTACGAGCTGGGAGAGACCTGCACCAGAGAGACCCAGGAGAGCCAG gCAGCAGAGTTCGCTCACAGCTGGGACGTTAATGGCGACGATCActcaggtttaaaatgtgaggAACTTTCAGTAACAATCGACAATTCAGAAAACGCCAAACCGATCTGCGCCCGCAGAGTACAGAACCTCAGTCAAACCAGGGACGCCATTTTGAGACCACCAGAAATAAGGAACAATGCGATCTGCGACAGGGAAGACATGCAGGGACAAAATGGTGGACCAAAAGAAGAATTTGAGCTTCAAAAAACAGGATTTAAAGAGACAAGTGACACAAATTGTGCAGTGACAGATGAGGAAGAGGCGAGAGAGTGGGGgacacaaaatggaggacaGACCGTGGTCAAAATGGTAGCCACAAAGTttcaggaagagagagaagatgtgAGCAGAGGAGATGAGCAGGTTAAAGTTGAGGCAACTATGGAACGAAATGGAGAAAGTGGCGATGCAGTGAAGTTAATCAGAGTGAGACCTGGGTCAGACGATGGGCATGGGATACTGCATGTTGAAATTGAGAAAGACAAATCAgttccaaaaacaaaagtgttcagaaagTCGTCTTCGGAGTGCGTTGCTGGAGGAGTTAGGAGTAAATACAAAGATTTTAATTATTCTGAtgattccagggatgaaattcAAATGGAAAAACTTAGGAAACAATTGGAATTTGTTGGAAAAAGTGACAAACTTCAAGATGTCGCTGTGGGTTGTGTTTGCTGTCACTGTTGCTGCCGCCACCTTGGTTtgggtttccatggagacagctgtGGATGCCGTCTCCGTGGTGACGCAGCATGGGGGCGTCTCCGTGGCGATGTGACCTCCATCGCCACATCGTTCCAAGAGCAGAGAGATGCGCAGACGCTCATTGGAGACTGGAGGAAAGTGGCCAAAGTCCTGGACAGGGCACTAATGTGGATCTTCTTCATCATGGTCTTTGTCATGAGTGTACTTATACTTGGAAAGAGTATATGA